A region of the Paenibacillus sp. J23TS9 genome:
TTGACGGCATTTTTGCAAAACTCCTCATCGCCGATATCACCGGCAAACAGCAGACATTTGCGTCCTTCCTGTTCCACTTGATGCTTCGTTTCCTTCGCATCCTCATGTTCATTTAAGTAAATGATCGAAAGGTCGGCCCCTTCCTTGGCAAAAGCCACCGCAACGGCGCGCCCGATGCCGCTGTCACCACCTGTGATAATTACTTTCTTACCTTTAAGCTTACCTGCGGCCATATAGTCACTCGGCTCATATTTCGGGAGCGGATTCATCTCCGACTCGATACCTGGCTGTTGATTCTGATGCTGCGGGGGCAGTGTTTGTTTACTCTGTGAATTTCCTGACATCCTTCATTCTCCTTCCATGCTTTCTTATTTTTCCGATTCCTATAGCGTTGCGCAGGGTTACATTCCCATATTAGGATGGCATAAATTAATTCCTTTATTCTTCTGACGTTTTTTACTTACCACATTCAGCTGAATGTCAAACAAAAAAACGCCTCTCCCTTTGTAAGGGAAAGGCGCTTTTTCATATGAATCCATCCTGTGAGATATTAGATGATGTCTCTGTAAACCATGAAGAACAGCATCACGAGGACGCAGATCGCAAGCAAAGCGCTCAGTGTACGGATTTTGCCTGTCTCTACCGAGATATCACGTTTATTTTTAACTCCGTCCATTGCAAGACGAAGCGGTTTCCCCATGATACCGCTGATGGCTCCAATAGCCAGAAACAAAATAACGATAACGATCATCCAAGGTACCGAATAGTCGCCTTTGCTCATCAAATATCCACCAGTAAGCAGTTGAATGACCAGAGCAATTTGCGCATAAGTGTTAAGGCTGCGAATCGCTGCCGCACTACCTTCTTGTGCTGGCAAAGACAACTTGGTTACTTTTCCAACAACGAAAGGCAAAATCAGATAAAATCCCAGAGCTGCAGCGCCCAGAATATGTATAAATAACATTACCATTGCCATGAGCAGAATCCCTCCACAATTACTATGATTTAGATTACATGTATTATCATTTTACACCAATTAAAAGAAAAGAAAACCTCTAAATATGAACAAACTTAGAGGTTTTCCCTGTAAAACTATGATCCGGCTTAACGCTTCTTACACGTTTACAACGGAAATAACATTGCGTACGGAATCAGCGGACTTATCCAGAGCCGCTTTTTCCTCAGCTGTAAGCTCCAGCTCGAAAATTTTCTCGATGCCATTGCCGCCGAGAATTGAAGGAACACCCAGGAACAGATCATTGTAGCCATATTCGCCTTCAAGAAGAGCGATAACGGGAATGATCCGCTTTTTGTCTTTGATGATCGCTTCAGCCATTTGTACGAGCGATGCCGCCGGTGCAAAGTATGCACTGCCGTTGCCAAGCAGGTTAACGATTTCGCCGCCGCCTACGCGGGTACGTTGAACGATTTCCTGAATGCGGTCAGCAGGGATGAGCGTATCGATCGGAATGCCGCCAACGTTCGAATAACGAACGAGAGGAACCATATCGTCGCCATGTCCACCAAGCACGAAGCCGCGGACATCTTCCACGGATACGTTCAGCTCTTGAGCGATGAATGTGCAATAACGGGCGGTATCCAGTACGCCGGATTGGCCAATTACGCGGTTTTTAGGGAAACCCAGTGTTTTGTTTGCTACATAAGTCATAGCGTCTACTGGGTTGCTCAGAATGATAACGATGGATTCCGGAGCGACTCTTTTTACATTTTCACAGACGGCTTTCATGATGCCTGCGTTCGTGTTCACGAGGTCATCACGGCTCATGCCTGGTTTACGGGCTACGCCAGCTGTGATGATCACGATGTCAGAATCAGCAGCGTCATCATAATTGGAAGTACCGGTAATTTGGCTATCGAAGCCTTGTACCGGACTTGCTTCCAGCATGTCGAGCGCCTTGCCCTTTGTTGGGTTCTCAAGCTGAGGAATATCCAGCAGTACCACATTGCCAAGTTCTTTTTGCGCCAGCATCAAAGCCGTAGTAGCACCGGTAAAACCGGCGCCTACCACAGTGATTTTTTTACGAGTCAAAGCCATGTCCAAGTCTCACCCCTACATGTTTTTGATTACTTGGTCTGCAAACTCGGAGCATTTTACTTGCGTTGCGCCGTCCATCAGGCGGGCAAAGTCATAAGTAACGGTTTTATTGTTAATGGAAGTTTCCATGCCTTTGTAGATCAGGTCAGCCGCTTCCTGCCATCCCAGATGCTCAAGCAGCATAACGCCGGACAGGACAACGGAACCAGGGTTAACGACGTCTTTGTCTGCATATTTAGGAGCTGTACCATGCGTAGCTTCAAAAATAGCATGTCCTGTTACATAGTTAATGTTGGCCCCTGGAGCAATACCGATACCGCCGATTTGTGCAGCCAGTGCGTCGGACAGATAGTCACCATTCAGGTTCAGTGTAGCAATAACGTCAAAGTCGGTAGGACGAGTCAATACTTGCTGAAGAGCGATGTCCGCAATCGCGTCCTTCACGATGATTTTTCCTTCAGCTTCAGCGGCGCTTTGAGCTGCATTAGCTGCATCTGTTCCGTCTTTTTCTTTAATCGCATCATATTGTGCCCATGTGAATACTTTATCGCCGAATTCCTGCTCAGCCACTTCGTAGCCCCAGTTTTTGAAGGCTCCTTCAGTGAATTTCATGATATTGCCTTTGTGTACCAGTGTTACGCTCTTACGGCCATGCTCAATGGCATATTCGATAGCTGCGCGTACCAGCCGCTTAGAGCCTTCGGAAGATACAGGCTTGATGCCGATACCAGAAGTTTCAGGGAAGCGGATTTTGTTAACGCCCATTTCATTTTGAAGGAATTCAATAACCTTCTTCACAGCCTCGGAGCCTTCTTGGTACTCAATACCTGCGTAGATATCCTCGGTATTTTCACGGAAAATAACCATGTCCACCAGCTCAGGATGTTTAACCGGAGAAGGAACACCATCGAAGTAACGTACAGGACGCAGACATACATACAAATCCAGCTCTTGGCGAAGTGCCACGTTCAGGGAACGGATACCGCCGCCGATTGGCGTAGTCAAAGGTCCTTTAATTGCTACGATATACTCACGGATGGCTTCAAGCGTATCGTTAGGCAGCCATTCTCCGTATGTATTGAATGCTTTCTCACCGGCAAATACTTCGTACCAAGCGATTTTTTTGGAGCCGCCGTAAGCTTTTTCTACTGCAGCATCCAACACACGTTTGGAAGCTTTCCAGATGTCGCGGCCAGTACCGTCACCTTCGATAAAAGGAATGATCGGGTTGTTTGGCACCTCAAGCTTGCCGTTTGTTATTTCAATTTTTTCACCTTCGGTAGGAAGTGCGAATTTCTCGAGTTTCATTAGTACGTCCTCCTTGTAATTAAAATATTTTTTTGATTACCTTAGACAAACAGTCACATAGGGGCGCCGGAGCATCGCATGCATGAGATGTTCCAGTTCCCCTAATTCTGTATTGTCCATTAAGAGCGTTGTTCAACCGGTACATACTTCTGATCGGTAAGGCCTACATATTCGGCACGCGGACGGATAATGCGGTTGTTTTCGTACTGCTCCAGAATATGTGCGGTCCATCCGGATACACGGCTGATCGCAAAAATCGGGGTAAAGATCTCATGATTAAACCCTAGCTGAGTATACACAGAAGCGGAGTAGAAATCCACATTCGGCTTCAAACCCTTTTGGTTAGTAACCAGATCATCAATCTTGACGGACATTTCATACAGCTTCGTGTCGCCCTTCATTTCGCCGAGCTCGCGGGACATTTTTTGCAAATGCTTCGCGCGCGGATCGCCGTTTTTGTATACACGGTGTCCGAAGCCCATGATCTTGTCACGGTTATCCAATTTTTGCTGGATATAAGGCTCGACGTTTTCCAAGCTTTCGATTTCATTCAGCATTTTCATGACCGCTTCGTTGGCTCCGCCATGCAGAGGTCCTTTCAAAGCGCCGATTGCTGAAGTCACTCCGGAGTAAATATCTGAAAGCGTAGCCACAGTTACGCGGGCTGCAAAGGTGGAGGCGTTCAGTTCATGATCCGCATGAAGAACAAGCGCCTGATCCAATGCTTTTACGGAAACTTCTTCCGGCTTTTCGCCTCTCAGCATATACAGGAAATTCTCGGCAATGGACAATCCCGCCTGCGGTGCTACCGGTTCTTTGCCTTCACGAATGCGCGACAGAGCAGCGATTACGGTAGGCAGCTTAGCCTGAAGGCGGATCGCCTTGCGCTCGTTCGCTTCACGGCTCATATCGTCGGCTTCCTCGTCATAGAGGGCAAGAGCCGATACCGCAGAACGGAGGGCAGCCATGGTATTTGTATCTTTAGGGTATGATTTCATTTGCTCGATCACTTGATTCGGAATTGAAGCTTCGTTACTCAAATCCTTATGGAGCTGTTTTAGTTCTGCTTCATTAGGCAGCTTTCCGAACCACAGCAGATAGGCTACTTCTTCAAAACTTGCATGGAGTGCAAGATCATCGATATCATAACCGCGGTATGTGAGCACGCCGTCCACGATGGAACTGATGGAAGAAGCTGCGGCAACAATTCCCTCAAGGCCTTTAGTAGCTGTCATCGTATATCTCTCCTTTGTAAAACGGATTTTTAAACAGGATAAACGAGCCGTGAAAACATTTACATTTTATTCAAAAGAAAAAAGACGGCCGTCCGCCATTCTACCTTAGCATTCACACGCCAAGTAATGGAATCACTATTATCATAAAGGATTTTGTCGGATATGTGAACATAAGTGCCCCCTATAAAAGCATCAAATTGTTTTATCAGACACATAAAGATTTTTTTATCACCCGGCAGAATCCTTCACTTAACGGCGGTGAATCGTGATATTCCCCTTTTTGATCTTGCGCTCCAGCCATTTCAGTATCAGGATACGATAGAACGGACGGGTGAGGGGAAAGGCCATCGTAAAGCCAATAATGTCGGTTAGGAAACCGGGAATGATCAGTAAAATACCACCAATAAAAACACAAAGCCCATCCACAAGGCTTCTTCCGGGGATCTGTCCGGAATTCATGCGAGCCCGCGAATCCTCCAGCACCTTGCGACCTTCAAAACGCATGATGAGCATACCCATCACGGATGTAACAAGGGTAAGCAGAAACGTATTCCCTCCGCCGATCCTGCTTGCAACCAGATTAAAGCCGTAAATTTCAGCGGTGGGAACAATAATAATTACGATAAGCAGCCATTTCCACACTACCGATCTCCTCCCCCGGTCAGTGATTGCTCCAATGCGCTGTAAAGCCCTGGAGCGCCTTTATCCAGCCTTACCGGCTGCCATTCTCGGTTCACCCACACGTGGCTTGTCGAGCCTGACACAAGCAGCACTCCGGGCAGCTCCGGGCATGCTGAGTTCTGCGCCTCATGCAGATGTTCTCTCTCCTCACTCGAGAGTCTTCTGATTTCATATGCGTATTTGATTCTTAATTTTGAAAATGTCGTCATTCGCGTAAAAATCGTGATTTCATCGTCATAACGAGCTGGTTGGATGAACTTCATATCCAGATCTGTGACGGGAAGCAAAACCCCTTGCTCTTCCATGCTGCGGTATGTAATGCCAAGCTCACGAATCATTTCAGTCCGTCCAATCTCAAACCAGTTCAGGTAATTGGCGTGGTACACCACTCCCATCTGGTCGCTTTCCTGATAACGAACCCGCACAGAAGCCGTATACCAGCGGCTGAGCTTGCCCCCTACGTCTTTTTCCATGCTTGCCAAAGTCCCCTTCATTGAAAATATAAAGCTTGGTATTAAGTATAACATAGGGCTTCACAACTCTCGAATTTGAGGCTAAGGCACCCGGGAATGAGTCATATATAGGTATTTTGTGCTAGATTCCATTTATCCATTCAGAGGCGGATGCTAAGGAAGGTTGTGCAGCCTGGATCTATGCCAAAAAAGGCTGTGCAGGAATTCCCCTGCACAGCCTCTTAATCAAAGAATCTATAACGTTATCGGTTAAATCAGATCCGCACTTAGACGTTTGGAATCTGGCTGACTTTTACAAGGTTCGTCGAACCGGATTGTCCAAGCGGAACGCCTGCTGTGATCACAACCAGATCTCCCGGTTTTACGAGTCCGGATTCCAGACCGCCTTGCAGGGAGTTCTCGAACATTTCGTCCGTAGAGCTTGCTGTTTTGCCTTGGATAGGTGTTACACCCCAAGTCAGGGCAAGACGGCGCAGCGTGCGCTCCTGAGTCGTTACAGCGATGATTGGAGCTTGTGGACGGTACTTGGATACCATACGTGCAGTATGACCGGATTCCGTAGAGGAAATGATCGCTTTCGCATTCAAATCCAATGCAGAGATCGCTACGGATTGGCTGATTGCTTCGGTTACCGTTGTTTCCTGAGCAATTCTTTGCTTCAAGAAGATTTCACGGTAGTTCAGCGCGGATTCCGCTTTTTCAGCGATGCGGGACATTGTCAGAACGGATTCTACCGGATATTTACCTGCAGCTGTTTCACCGGAAAGCATGATTGCGTCAGTTCCGTCGAAAATCGCGTTCGCTACGTCACTTGCTTCTGCGCGTGTTGGACGCGGATTGCGCTGCATG
Encoded here:
- the mdh gene encoding malate dehydrogenase; amino-acid sequence: MALTRKKITVVGAGFTGATTALMLAQKELGNVVLLDIPQLENPTKGKALDMLEASPVQGFDSQITGTSNYDDAADSDIVIITAGVARKPGMSRDDLVNTNAGIMKAVCENVKRVAPESIVIILSNPVDAMTYVANKTLGFPKNRVIGQSGVLDTARYCTFIAQELNVSVEDVRGFVLGGHGDDMVPLVRYSNVGGIPIDTLIPADRIQEIVQRTRVGGGEIVNLLGNGSAYFAPAASLVQMAEAIIKDKKRIIPVIALLEGEYGYNDLFLGVPSILGGNGIEKIFELELTAEEKAALDKSADSVRNVISVVNV
- the icd gene encoding NADP-dependent isocitrate dehydrogenase; translation: MKLEKFALPTEGEKIEITNGKLEVPNNPIIPFIEGDGTGRDIWKASKRVLDAAVEKAYGGSKKIAWYEVFAGEKAFNTYGEWLPNDTLEAIREYIVAIKGPLTTPIGGGIRSLNVALRQELDLYVCLRPVRYFDGVPSPVKHPELVDMVIFRENTEDIYAGIEYQEGSEAVKKVIEFLQNEMGVNKIRFPETSGIGIKPVSSEGSKRLVRAAIEYAIEHGRKSVTLVHKGNIMKFTEGAFKNWGYEVAEQEFGDKVFTWAQYDAIKEKDGTDAANAAQSAAEAEGKIIVKDAIADIALQQVLTRPTDFDVIATLNLNGDYLSDALAAQIGGIGIAPGANINYVTGHAIFEATHGTAPKYADKDVVNPGSVVLSGVMLLEHLGWQEAADLIYKGMETSINNKTVTYDFARLMDGATQVKCSEFADQVIKNM
- the citZ gene encoding citrate synthase; amino-acid sequence: MTATKGLEGIVAAASSISSIVDGVLTYRGYDIDDLALHASFEEVAYLLWFGKLPNEAELKQLHKDLSNEASIPNQVIEQMKSYPKDTNTMAALRSAVSALALYDEEADDMSREANERKAIRLQAKLPTVIAALSRIREGKEPVAPQAGLSIAENFLYMLRGEKPEEVSVKALDQALVLHADHELNASTFAARVTVATLSDIYSGVTSAIGALKGPLHGGANEAVMKMLNEIESLENVEPYIQQKLDNRDKIMGFGHRVYKNGDPRAKHLQKMSRELGEMKGDTKLYEMSVKIDDLVTNQKGLKPNVDFYSASVYTQLGFNHEIFTPIFAISRVSGWTAHILEQYENNRIIRPRAEYVGLTDQKYVPVEQRS
- a CDS encoding FxsA family protein, which produces MWKWLLIVIIIVPTAEIYGFNLVASRIGGGNTFLLTLVTSVMGMLIMRFEGRKVLEDSRARMNSGQIPGRSLVDGLCVFIGGILLIIPGFLTDIIGFTMAFPLTRPFYRILILKWLERKIKKGNITIHRR
- a CDS encoding thioesterase family protein; protein product: MEKDVGGKLSRWYTASVRVRYQESDQMGVVYHANYLNWFEIGRTEMIRELGITYRSMEEQGVLLPVTDLDMKFIQPARYDDEITIFTRMTTFSKLRIKYAYEIRRLSSEEREHLHEAQNSACPELPGVLLVSGSTSHVWVNREWQPVRLDKGAPGLYSALEQSLTGGGDR